The following proteins come from a genomic window of Halococcus saccharolyticus DSM 5350:
- a CDS encoding CPBP family glutamic-type intramembrane protease: MAVRTFDRLRLSWVQVSLLWGGVLAVVWMAWNDAAGSSELWARTARDAIVYLAGPGVLAWLYGERLGWRVDRQALKNTLLLALFVLPFYLVGSSLPSVRAYYPMWGTSAALGDFLPHAIGQFVIVIAAETYFRGLLCVGVSDLGPKSVFISPVLYALQHTAKPPIELLLSGPTDVLFGAVDYRSDSILPSVVAHGLGLILLDWLVLHPPLLPPERVVGWLRWLPVPV; the protein is encoded by the coding sequence GTGGCGGTCCGCACGTTCGATCGACTCCGACTCTCGTGGGTCCAGGTATCGCTGCTGTGGGGCGGCGTCCTCGCGGTCGTGTGGATGGCCTGGAACGACGCCGCGGGGAGTTCCGAACTGTGGGCTCGCACCGCTCGCGACGCGATCGTGTATCTCGCCGGACCGGGCGTGCTGGCGTGGCTGTACGGCGAGCGATTGGGGTGGCGCGTCGACCGACAGGCGCTCAAGAACACCTTGCTGCTCGCGCTGTTCGTGCTCCCCTTCTATCTCGTGGGATCGTCGCTGCCGTCCGTGCGGGCGTACTACCCGATGTGGGGAACGAGTGCAGCGCTCGGGGACTTCCTCCCGCACGCCATCGGCCAGTTCGTGATCGTGATCGCGGCCGAGACGTACTTCCGGGGGCTGCTCTGTGTCGGGGTCAGCGACCTCGGCCCGAAGAGCGTGTTCATCAGCCCCGTGCTCTACGCGCTCCAGCACACCGCGAAGCCGCCGATCGAGCTGCTCCTCTCGGGACCCACCGACGTGCTCTTCGGCGCGGTCGACTACCGAAGCGACTCGATCCTCCCCTCGGTCGTGGCTCACGGCCTCGGACTGATCCTTCTCGACTGGCTCGTGCTCCACCCGCCGTTGTTGCCACCCGAGCGGGTCGTCGGCTGGCTGCGGTGGCTTCCGGTGCCGGTCTGA
- a CDS encoding DUF5789 family protein yields the protein MADDDNGEDEDGPVVELGESESIEGVPLARATSRLTWGMEKSRLERRIGDTEIRTPEGPRRIDDVLDEIDETYFERRQEFESHVHEVVGTGPVPTTDE from the coding sequence ATGGCTGACGACGACAACGGCGAAGACGAGGACGGACCAGTCGTCGAACTCGGCGAGAGCGAATCGATCGAGGGGGTCCCGCTGGCGCGGGCGACCTCACGACTGACGTGGGGGATGGAGAAGTCACGGCTCGAACGCCGGATCGGCGACACCGAGATCCGGACGCCTGAGGGGCCACGGCGGATCGACGACGTGCTCGACGAGATCGACGAGACGTACTTCGAGCGCCGCCAAGAGTTCGAGTCTCACGTCCACGAGGTCGTCGGCACCGGCCCGGTGCCGACCACGGACGAGTAG
- a CDS encoding enoyl-CoA hydratase/isomerase family protein yields MSDESSDEPVVLDVAEGVATLTLNRPEMRNPLTSEIACGIIDAVERLEDRDARCLVVRGAGGAFSAGGDVNAMAERLAGETTLDEAVRRITQETSRAVKRIAECPLPTVAKIDGVAFGAGANLAIACDLQVATEDARISFGFRQVGLAVDSGTSYFLPRIVGENTAKELVFTGELVEADRAESLGLFTHVYPDDAFDERADELIEQIATGPTVALQTSKRLIRQGMESSLDQAMDNEAAAQAAVFETQDHRAGAEAFMANEEPEFEGR; encoded by the coding sequence ATGAGTGATGAATCGAGCGACGAGCCGGTGGTGCTCGATGTCGCCGAGGGGGTTGCGACGCTGACGCTGAACCGCCCCGAGATGCGCAACCCGCTGACGAGCGAGATCGCGTGCGGGATCATCGACGCGGTCGAGCGCCTCGAAGACCGCGACGCGCGGTGCCTCGTGGTTCGCGGCGCTGGCGGCGCGTTCTCGGCCGGGGGCGACGTCAACGCGATGGCCGAGCGGCTCGCGGGCGAGACCACACTCGACGAGGCGGTTCGGCGGATCACTCAAGAGACCAGTCGTGCGGTGAAGCGCATTGCGGAGTGTCCGCTGCCGACGGTCGCGAAGATCGACGGTGTGGCGTTCGGAGCGGGTGCGAACCTCGCGATCGCCTGCGATCTTCAGGTGGCAACCGAGGACGCCCGGATCAGCTTCGGTTTCCGGCAGGTCGGGCTCGCAGTCGATTCAGGAACTTCCTACTTCCTGCCACGGATCGTGGGCGAGAACACGGCCAAAGAACTCGTCTTCACTGGTGAACTCGTCGAGGCGGACCGGGCCGAGTCGCTCGGGCTGTTCACTCACGTGTATCCAGATGACGCGTTCGACGAGCGCGCCGACGAGCTGATCGAGCAGATCGCCACGGGACCGACGGTGGCACTCCAGACCTCGAAGCGGCTCATCCGGCAAGGGATGGAGAGCTCGCTCGACCAGGCGATGGACAACGAGGCCGCGGCCCAGGCTGCGGTGTTCGAGACTCAGGATCACCGAGCGGGCGCTGAGGCGTTCATGGCGAACGAGGAGCCGGAGTTCGAGGGCCGATAG